The Hydrogenobacter sp. T-2 region GCAAGCCTTCAGCTACCTGGTGCCCTTGTGGTGGACCCCTCAAGGAACATAGACCAGTGGACAACCTTTAAAAACATTGGTGAAGTCCAACGAACCGCAGACCCGTGGAAGCATATGGGAAGATACTCAGAAATATGGTTTTTCAACACTAAGTTAACAAAAGAAGTGGGAAACCTTGAGTTAAAGCCTGTGTTTTGGATAAACCATTGGACACATTATCACCCAGTAACTGGAAGAATAAACGATGCGGACACATGGATATACGGATTGGACTTTCAAGGTAATTACAAAAACCCTCTCGGTGTGCTTACCATGGGCTTTACAACAAGGCATGACGAGCAAAAGACTAAATATTACAAATACGCAGATATCCTTGTGCAGAATAATAGAATAGTTTCAACCCTATCAGATAGGGCTGGTGAGCTTATCGAAAGGCAGGAACAAAAAACAACACTATATGGTTTTTATCTTCAACAATCCTTTAACTTCAATAGGCTCGTCCTTGATGTGGGTGCAAGGTTTGATAGGGTAAAGTTTGACATTTCTGGTTATAAATGGGCTGATTATGACTTTGCCAGTGGAAACTACAGAACCTGTCCAAACCCAGCCATAGAGAACTGCTTTAGCTACTCAAGGGAAAAGACATACAATTCTGTAAGCCCAAAGATAGGTGTCTTATACAAACTTATTGACGGTCTAAACCTATATGCTTCTTATGCATTAGGTTCTCAAACACCTACCAGTAGTGAGCTATCTTCAAACCCAAACCTGAAACTTGCAAAGGTGGAAAATTACGAAGTGGGTGCAAAAGTAAGGAAAGGAGTATTAAACCTTGACATGGCTATTTACCTTTCTCCGGTTAAAGATGAGGTTGTGAGATACTTTGAAGATGGGCAAACAAGGTTTATAAATGCTGGAAAGACAGAGAGGAAGGGCTTTGAATTGGACTTAAACCTTTCTCCTATAAAAAGCTTAACCTTTGGTGTAGGTTATGGTTATCAGGATTACAAGTTTAAAAGTTTCAACGAGCCAATAAGAGTAGGAAATCAAACAATAAACTTTGACCGTAGCGGGAAAAGGCTTCCATACATTCCTCAGCATTATTACTCAATCTATACCATGTATAAGCACCCTTCAGGCTTTAAGTTTCGCATTCAATCTGATACCTGGGGTAGCTATTACATAGATAACGCCAACTCGGAAAAGTATGAAGGCTATAGCTTTGTCACAAACCTTATGCTTGGTTACGAAAAGGGCAGATGGGATTTTTCTCTCAATGCGGACAACCTCTTTGACAAAAAGTATGCGGTAGAGGTTACTAAAGATGCATCCGCAAACCCAACTACTGCGAGAAAAAGGTATACACCAGCACCACCCAGAACCTTTGTAGTAAGAGTTAGCTATCAATTTTAAGGAGGTGTGCTATGGAGGTAAGCAAAGTTCACTTCATACCACAGAGAAGCAAAAGGGATATTTTTGGCATCCCAGTCCTTTCCTTCCTTTTCAAAAACCGCTATATGCTATTTTTTTACAGAGCCTTTACGCTGTTTTTGCTTATTTATGCCATAATATACGGTTTTGCAAACCCTACAAAGGAAAATCTATTCACAACTGCAGTATTTTGGAGCATATTCTGGCCCTTTTTTATGGTTATAACCTTACCCACTCTTGGGAATGTTTTCTGTATGATATGCCCACATGGCTTTGTTGGTAAATACATAAGCAAAGTTGGTCTAAAGTTGAGACCTCCAAAATGGCTTGCAAATCCCTACATAGGCTTAATAGGTTTAAATATCATAGCTTACTGGTTTATCTTATATACCTTCCCACAAGTTTTAAGGCATCCTTTTATAACCGCACTTTTCTTTTTCTTTTTTACTATGCTCTCAATCCTTTTCTTTTTCCTTTTTAGAGGTATGGCTTACTGCAAATACATATGCCCAATAGGTTCAGTAAACACATCCTTTGCAAGGGTTGGCACTTTATGGCTCTCTACATATCAAGAGGAGTGTAAAACCTGTAAAAAGCCAGACTGTGCCCTTGCGTGCCCTTATGAGCTAAACCCTTCTAAGTTTGACCAAAGAAACTCTATGGCAAACTGCACGCTTTGTATGGAGTGTGCCCATGCCTGTGATGCGGTAAAACTTGAAGTAAGAAACTTTGGAAACTCACTCTACAAAGATATAAAAATGCCAAAGGAATGGGAAGTATGGGTTTATATCCTCCTTGTGGGTGTTATAACTATTACCATGCGTTTCCATCACGGACTTTCAAGAAGTGCTATAGGAGAACATATGCCCTGGAACGTGGTTGGTAGATACCTTCAGAACCTTTTTGGACTTCCAAAGTTTGTAGATATGAGTGGCCTTGTAGCTATGCTTATGGGATTATCTATAGCCCTTTTGCTCTCTTTGGGTAGCTTTTGGCTCATATCAAGGCTTTACAAAATCGACTACAATAGAGTTTTCCTTACAGTGGGCTATGCCTTTGCACCTCTTATGATAGTCGGCGGGCTCTCTCATGTTCTTGAATTTTTCTTTATTGAATACTACCACAACATAGTTAATGGCTTTTCTCAGGCTTTTGGTTTTGGTATAAATGTTGAACCTTTAGCAAAGAGAGGAGAGCCTTGGTTAATGGTCTTTAGAGTATTTCCTTTCATAGCTGGCTTTTGGAGCTTACACATACTCTGGCAAAGGGTTAAGTTTCTCGGAGTTAACAAACGGGTCTTAGCCTACCTATTAGCATCTTCTTTGCCTGTTTTCTATCTGCTACTTTCTGCGGTGCAGATATGGGTGATGTTAAATTTCCCACCAGCTTATCATCACCATTCACATTAAAATTATCACCATGGACTGGCTTAGGCTCTCAGTTGACTATGGCGTAATAGGTCTTTTGCTCCTTCTTAGCTTTATAGCCTTTGGCATAGGCATAGAAAGGCTTATGTTTTACAGAAACCTCAAACTTGAAAACTTCAAAAGCAAGCAGGAGCTTGAGATGGAGCTTACAAAGGGGCTTTTCATCATAGCTTCTACCGCTTCCAACGCTCCCTATGTGGGTCTTCTTGGAACAGTGCTTGGCATAATGCTAACCTTTTACACCATAGGTCAAGAGGGCTTTGTGGATACTCAAAAGGTTATGGTGGGTCTGGCTTTAGCTTTGAAGGCTACCGCTGTGGGTCTTTTGGTAGCTATTCCTTCTTCCGTGCTATATAACTACCTTTTGAGGAAGGTGCGTGAAAAATTAACCCTTTGGGAGGTGCAAAATGGAAGAGAAAGAGTTTAGCTCCATGAACGTGATACCTCTTGTGGACATTATGCTGGTGCTCCTTACCATTGTGCTTATCACCGCCACCTTTGTGGTGCAGGGCTCTATACCTGTAAACCTCCCAAAGGCAAGCCAAAAACAGGAAGAGGCTATAAGGAGCTTTGAGATAGTCTTAACAAAGGAGGGTAGGTTCTTCTTTGAGGGCAGAGAAGTAAGCCTCCGAGAGCTTGAGGAGATACTCAAAAACTTAGACCCCTCCGCACGCATAAGCATAGCAGGAGACAAGGATGCAAACTTGCAGAGCCTTGTAAGTCTTCTGGAGCTTTTGAAGAAATACCAGTTTGAGAGGGTTTCCATCAGAACGGAGGTAAGATGAACCAGAGGTTGAAGGCTTACGGAGTTTCCTTTATACTGCACGCCCTTTTTCTAACAGGCTTTGTATGGCTTTCGCAGACAAATTTATACAAAAACACAAAGCCTTTGGAAATAGACCTGAGCCTTTTAGAGTTTAGAAAGGAGGAAAGTATACAAGAGCTAAAGACCGCTCAGCCAAAGACGCAGACTACGAGCAGGGTGGAAGCCTTTAAAACTCCAAAGGCAACACAGAATATGTCTACACCGCAGGAGATTCCGCAAAAGGCTACCAGTAGACTAGAAGCCACCGAGCTACAGGACGAAAAGACTACGCCAATAGAGGAAAATACAGAAAAGACTAAAACCGCTAAGGAACAAATCTCCACATCCACAGTAGCACAAGGTGAAAAGTCTCAAAGGGTAGCTTCTGAGCCAGCAGGCACGAGAGGGTCTAAGGAAGCAGTAGCTCAAACCAGCACAAACCAAGAGGGAACTGGAAGAGCCTCCAAGGCTATAGAAACTTCTCACACTTCCTCAGAAGAAGAACAGAGACAGCTATACCTCAAGGAAAAGCTATCTGTTATATCTCAGATTATTCAAAAAAACATAAGCTATCCGCCTATAGCGAGAAGGATGGGATGGGAAGGTAGAGTAGTGCTTTCCATAAGGCTTTACACCGATGGAACTGTTAAGGAGATAAAAGTTCTTGAAAGCTCAGGCTATGAGGTGCTTGATAGGAACGCGGTAGATACGGTAAGAAGAGTAGCTGGGCTATTTCCAAAGCCTCCTGTGGAGGTGGTGGTAAGGGTGCCAGTGAACTACAAACTTGAGTAAAATTAAAACATGGACATAAAGACCCTTGAAAACTGGCTTTGGGAGTCCGCCTGTGTTATAAGGGGAGAGATAGAAGCCCCTAAATACAAGGACTATATACTGCCTCTTATTTTTATAAAGAGGCTTTCTGATGTTTTTGAGGATGAGTTTTTGGAGCTGGTAAAGACTTTTGGAAGCAAGGAGAGGGCAGAAGAGGCTATCAGGAAAGACCCATCCCTTGTAAAGTTTTATATGCCGGAAATAGCCCGGTGGGAAAATATAAGGAAGCAAAGCACGAACCTGGGAGAATACCTCACGAGGGTGGTAAGGGAAATAGCAAAACACAACACCAAACTTCAGGATGTGGTGGACATAGTGGACTTTAATGCAACTACCGCAGGACAGAGGATAATAAGCGACCAGAGCCTAAGAAGTCTGATAGATATTCTTTCCAGACACAGGCTTGGGCTAAGGGATGTAGAGCCAGATATTTTGGGAAGGGCTTATGAGTATCTCCTACGTAAGTTTGCGGAGGGCTCTGGGCAGTCCGCAGGAGAGTTTTATACTCCAAAGGAAGTAGCTATGATGATGGCTTACATTGTGGACCCAAAGCCTGGGGAGGATGTATACGACCCCTGTTGTGGGTCTGGAGGGCTTCTTATAAAGTGTCAGCTTCGCTTTTTGGAAAAGTATGGGAAGGACCCAAAGACTGCACCCCTTAGGTTTTACGGTCAGGAAATAAACCATACCACTTACGCCATGGCGAAGATGAACGTGTTTATCCATGATATGGAGGCGGACATTGCCCTTGGAAATACAATGACAGACCCAGCCTTTATGAAGGATGGTATGAGGTTTGATGTGGTGGTTGCGAACTCCATGCGGAATCAAAGATTCTCTGAGAGCCTCTATGAAGAAGATAAATATGGAAGGTTTTCCTTCGGCTATCCACCAGAAAGCTCTGCGGATTGGGGATGGGTTCAGCATATGTATGCAAGCCTCAAGGAAAAGGGTAGGATGGCGGTAGTCCTTGACACAGGTGCAGTCTCAAGGGGTAGTGGTGCAGAGGGTAGAAACAGAGAAAGGGACATAAGAAAAGCCTTTGTGGAAGCAGACCTTATAGAAGCCATAATCCTCCTGCCAGAAAACCTCTTTTATAACACCACAGCCTTGGGCATAATATTGCTTATAAACAAGGCTTAGAAGCATACACATGAGACCTATGAAAAACAAGCTGGCAAGTTGTTCAAGCAAAGGCACAATATTCTTTGACCCTTGTGTGCTTGAAATGGGTAGAGAAGAATTAAACAAGGTGATAGTTTATGAACTTTTACATCTTAGATATAAGAACCACAGCAAGTTGTTTAAACTGTTTTTAAAGACATGTCTTGAGGAGGGTTTATAAACCCCCGGGACGACCTACTTTCCCGTGCGGTTCGCCCCGCACAGTATCATCGGCGCTGGAGGGCTTAACTGCCGGGTTCGGAATGGAAACCGGGTGTTTCCCCTCCGCTATGGTCCCGAGGGAAGCAACTCAATAGGTTTTCCTTCCTGTGGGTGTGCAAGTCGAACGGGCTATTAGTACAGCTTGGCTACACCCCTTGCGGAGCTTCCACCTGCTGCCTATCAACCTGGTAGTCTTCCAGGGCCCTTCAGGGAATCCTTATCTTGTGGTGGGCTTCGCACTTAGATGCTTTCAGCGCTTATCCCGTAGCAGGATAGCTACCCGGCGCTACCTCTGGAGAGATAACCGGTACACCAGAGCCTGCCCCGTCCCGGTCCTCTCGTACTAAGGACGGACCCACTCAAGACTCCTGCGCCCGCGGCGGATAGGGACCGAACTGTCTCGCGACGTTCTGAACCCAGCTCGCGTCCCCCTTTAATGGGCGAACAGCCCAACCCTTGGGACCTGCTTCAGCCCCAGGATGGGGGGAGCCGACATCGAGGTACCAAACCTCCCCGTCGATGTGGGCTCTCGGGGGAGATTAGCCTGTTCACCTTTATCTCTGGTTTCCCAGAGGGTAGACTATATCATCATCCTCACCTTCTGGTGAGGAGCGCGGCGTGTTGGTCCTTTCTGGACCCTCGGGCATCGCGCCTTCAGTCGTTACGGGGTCTGGAGAGGTTTTGTATTTCATAAAGTCAGGCACCCATGGGTTTATTATCTCAAAGAGCTTTTTGGTTTGCTCTCTGTCAAAGAAGAGAACTGGATAACCCTTTTTATACACCACCCTTGGTTTGAGCCCGAAGTTTTCTGACAGAGCGGACAAGAGCCTCTTTATATCTGCCTCCTCATATCTTGGCATATATATGTAGGCTACGCCATCTCTGGCATAGTAATGCCCATCATCCATATACCAGACTGCCAAAGAGAGAGGAGCTTTTAGAAGGCTCTTTATCTTTTCCGGTATACGCTTTTTACCCTTTTCGTCGTAGAAAGCTCTTCTATAGGCACCCAAGAGTGGCATAGAGTGGCTTTGGCAGCGATAGTATACATAGCTTTTTTTCCACTTGGGGTTGTATCTCTCAAGCCTCTTGGGTTTGTCTTGCATCAGGTTTTTGAGCAGTTCATATTTCCAAAGGATGTATTCCTTTTGTTTTTCCGAATGCTCCAACCTGAGCCTTGCATTCCTTTTGCCTGTTCTTTGGAGATATCCGTCACCCAAGAGGGTGCCTATTATAAGTTCCCTTTGAGCTTTTTTTACCATGTTGTGCCTCTCCTGACTTCCCACGGGATTACCCCACACCCTTATGGGTAGGAGGGCTCCCCCGTTATAAGCCGCGTTATTGCCTCCCGATTACTCGGGAGCGGGACAACCTTTGTTATCCCCGGAGTAGCTTTTATCCGCTGATCACTGGCCCTTCCCCAAAGAACCAGTGGGTCACTAGGCCCGGCTTTCGCCTCTGCTCGGCATGTCTGCCTCACAGTCAGGCACCCTTCTGCCCTTGTACTCTACGGCGGATTTCCGACCCGCCTGAGGGTACCTTTGGACGCCTCCGTTACCTTTTAGGAGGCAGCCGCCCCAGCTAAACTGCCCATCTGGCACGGTCCCGGCGGTGGATAACACCGCTCGGTTAGGGCCTCAGCCTGTCCAGGGTGGTATCTCACCGGCGCCTCCATCCCTCCCGGAGGAGGGACTTCACAGGCTCCCACCTATCCTGCGCAGGACAAGCCAAGGCTCAATGCCAGACTACAGTGAAGCTTCACGGGGTCTTTCCGTCCTGCCGCGGGTAGCCGGCATCTTGACCGGCATTACAATTTCGCCGGGACTCTCCTCGAGACAGCGTGGCACTCGTTGGACCATTCATGCAGGTCGGAACTTACCCGACAAGGAATTTCGCTCACCTTTATCTCTGACTTTCGCCAGAGGGTGGACTGTATCTTGCTTTTGCCTCCAGGTCCCTTTTTACTTGGAGGAGCTGTTCTTTGTTTTGGCTATTCATCAGAAGGGCTATCTCCACTATTTCCAAAAGACCATCTACTGTAAGGTGCTTCCCTTCTACCATTTTCTGAACCACTCGCCTAAACCTTATAAAGTCCACGTTCTTTTTGGTTTTTAGAGGATGCTCTGTGAAAAACTCGCACACCTTTTGCAGGCATGAGAGCTTTCTTATCCTTAAGCACCATCTGTCTCCGTTATTTCTCCTTACAACACCGCATTGGAAAAACCTCTTCAGTGCGTATAGCACTTGCAGGTCTCTTTCGTGCTGAACCACCACGAACTCTGGAAGCACTTGGTAGCCTGTGGACATTTCAGAATGCTTGTTTATGGACACATGGAAGCACCCTTCACCATCTACGAAACCTACAACCCAATCAGGAGATAGCTCCATCTTACTCCTCCAAGGAGGCAAAGCCTCCGCGTGCAGTCTCTGAGGAACCCCTTTTTTGGGTTTCCTGCGGATTGCCCAATCTCAGGCATTTTTACGGAGGTTTTTACCTCTCGTAGCCTGAGCTCTAAGGGCTTCCCCGCATACAGCGGAGTTCAGGCAGCAAAGCTACCTTAGGACCGTCATAGTTACGGCCGGCGTTTACCCGGGCTTCGGTTTGGAGCTTGCACTCCTCCCCTTAACCTACGGGCACTGGCCAGGTTTCAGACCACATACATCCCCTTACGGGTTTGCGTAGTCCTGTGTTTTTGATAAACAGTCGGCACCACCCGGTCTCTGCGACCTACAGAGGCTTACACCGCAAGGGTTTGACCTCCATAGGCCCCCCTTCTTCCGAAGGTACGGGGGCAATTTGCCGAGTTCCTTGAGGAGAGTTCCCCCGACGCCTTAGGCTACTAACCCAGCCCACCTGTGTCGGTTTCCGGTACGGGCAGCGACGTTTCAACGCCAGCGCCGTTGTTTCTCGGCAGTGTGGCGTCACGGAAGTTACCCCATCAGCTCTCGGAGTATGGGGTGACGGATTTGCCTGCCACCCCCTCCTACTACCTTGGACCACCATTCCATAGGTGGCTTCCGCTAGCCTCCTGCGTCACGACTCTGGCTCCCCGCCGCTGGCGCGGGAATGTTGACCCGCTTCCCATCGGCTACGCCTTTCGGCCTCACCTTAGGGTCCCGGCTAACTGGCGGATGATTTACATTGCCGCCAAAACCTGGGGCTTCCGGCGGACAGGTTTTTCACCTGTCTTCGCTGCTACTCATGCCAGGATTCTCACTTCCCTGCAGTCCACCCCACCTTACGGTGAGACTTCAGCCCACAGGGAACGCTCCCCTA contains the following coding sequences:
- a CDS encoding TonB-dependent receptor, which translates into the protein MRKHVLLTLGLFSFSYAQSLQLEEVSVTATRLERKTEDVPSSVKVVGQEKIKETKMFNLQEALSGTPGVFIQSRNQGYDTRLILRGSGLQAPYGVRQIMILLNGVPITDPDSLTRLDFVDTQLVKSIEVNKGPNPLWGVNSAGGVISVQTISPFERKGGVFKIGGGDYGTFFSHVNYTTNFKNFYLTLSASRRQTDNSWRPWNRFWTNQITLQPAYMFSDGSTIESYFGYTKASLQLPGALVVDPSRNIDQWTTFKNIGEVQRTADPWKHMGRYSEIWFFNTKLTKEVGNLELKPVFWINHWTHYHPVTGRINDADTWIYGLDFQGNYKNPLGVLTMGFTTRHDEQKTKYYKYADILVQNNRIVSTLSDRAGELIERQEQKTTLYGFYLQQSFNFNRLVLDVGARFDRVKFDISGYKWADYDFASGNYRTCPNPAIENCFSYSREKTYNSVSPKIGVLYKLIDGLNLYASYALGSQTPTSSELSSNPNLKLAKVENYEVGAKVRKGVLNLDMAIYLSPVKDEVVRYFEDGQTRFINAGKTERKGFELDLNLSPIKSLTFGVGYGYQDYKFKSFNEPIRVGNQTINFDRSGKRLPYIPQHYYSIYTMYKHPSGFKFRIQSDTWGSYYIDNANSEKYEGYSFVTNLMLGYEKGRWDFSLNADNLFDKKYAVEVTKDASANPTTARKRYTPAPPRTFVVRVSYQF
- a CDS encoding 4Fe-4S binding protein, encoding MEVSKVHFIPQRSKRDIFGIPVLSFLFKNRYMLFFYRAFTLFLLIYAIIYGFANPTKENLFTTAVFWSIFWPFFMVITLPTLGNVFCMICPHGFVGKYISKVGLKLRPPKWLANPYIGLIGLNIIAYWFILYTFPQVLRHPFITALFFFFFTMLSILFFFLFRGMAYCKYICPIGSVNTSFARVGTLWLSTYQEECKTCKKPDCALACPYELNPSKFDQRNSMANCTLCMECAHACDAVKLEVRNFGNSLYKDIKMPKEWEVWVYILLVGVITITMRFHHGLSRSAIGEHMPWNVVGRYLQNLFGLPKFVDMSGLVAMLMGLSIALLLSLGSFWLISRLYKIDYNRVFLTVGYAFAPLMIVGGLSHVLEFFFIEYYHNIVNGFSQAFGFGINVEPLAKRGEPWLMVFRVFPFIAGFWSLHILWQRVKFLGVNKRVLAYLLASSLPVFYLLLSAVQIWVMLNFPPAYHHHSH
- the exbB gene encoding TonB-system energizer ExbB, producing the protein MDWLRLSVDYGVIGLLLLLSFIAFGIGIERLMFYRNLKLENFKSKQELEMELTKGLFIIASTASNAPYVGLLGTVLGIMLTFYTIGQEGFVDTQKVMVGLALALKATAVGLLVAIPSSVLYNYLLRKVREKLTLWEVQNGRERV
- a CDS encoding ExbD/TolR family protein is translated as MEEKEFSSMNVIPLVDIMLVLLTIVLITATFVVQGSIPVNLPKASQKQEEAIRSFEIVLTKEGRFFFEGREVSLRELEEILKNLDPSARISIAGDKDANLQSLVSLLELLKKYQFERVSIRTEVR
- a CDS encoding energy transducer TonB, which translates into the protein MNQRLKAYGVSFILHALFLTGFVWLSQTNLYKNTKPLEIDLSLLEFRKEESIQELKTAQPKTQTTSRVEAFKTPKATQNMSTPQEIPQKATSRLEATELQDEKTTPIEENTEKTKTAKEQISTSTVAQGEKSQRVASEPAGTRGSKEAVAQTSTNQEGTGRASKAIETSHTSSEEEQRQLYLKEKLSVISQIIQKNISYPPIARRMGWEGRVVLSIRLYTDGTVKEIKVLESSGYEVLDRNAVDTVRRVAGLFPKPPVEVVVRVPVNYKLE
- a CDS encoding M48 metallopeptidase family protein — encoded protein: MKNKLASCSSKGTIFFDPCVLEMGREELNKVIVYELLHLRYKNHSKLFKLFLKTCLEEGL